The Heliangelus exortis chromosome 26, bHelExo1.hap1, whole genome shotgun sequence genome window below encodes:
- the ADAMTS15 gene encoding A disintegrin and metalloproteinase with thrombospondin motifs 15 isoform X1, translated as MLLLLLLLLLLLGTPGLSLPSGGSPEDTQLVTPLRLDPDINGRPYFRRGPAEPPRGGQAVVFQLSAFGEDFYLHLSPDAHFIAPSFASHYLGGENSPPPPAAASHPLPALRHCFYSGDVNSDRESFAALSLCGGLRGTFGYRGAEYLISPVAGGVSGGVHRLQRRNPARPLGAGASRCAVGSGLTPGVLQALDKYRGRGGGKKGGRAKRFASVPRYVETLVVADESMVKFHGDDLQHYLLTLMATAARLYKHPSIRNPIQISVVKFLLIGQDEKGPKVTGNAALTLRNFCAWQKKWNKVSDKHPEYWDTAILFTKQDLCGATTCDTLGMADVGTMCDPKRSCSVIEDDGLPSAFTTAHELGHVFNMPHDNVKACEEVFGRLKTNHMMSPTLIQIDRANPWSACSAAIITDFLDSGHGDCLLDQPAKPIPLPEDLPGSSYSLNQQCELAFGVGSKPCPYMQYCAKLWCTGKARGQIVCQTRHFPWADGTGCGEGRFCLKGACVERHNISKYRVDGGWAKWAPYGQCSRTCGGGVQLAKRDCTHPVPANGGSYCQGVRLKYRSCNLEPCSAAGKGDAPWLQGLQPPPETISGDPLILTPILWVVFFFFFVVFPVPGKSFREEQCEAFNGYSHSTNRLTASVSWVPKYSGVSPRDKCKLICRANGTGYFYVLAPKVVDGTPCSPDSTSICVQGKCIKAGCDGKLGSKKKFDKCSVCGGDNKSCKKVSGLFTKPMHGYNFVVVIPAGASNIDIRQRGYKGLISDDNYLALKNGQGKYLLNGHFIVSAVERDLMVKGSVLRYSGTGTAVESLQAFKPIQEPLTLEVLSVGKMTPPRVRYSFYLPKESKEDKASYKKDGNKPPPDLNNSVLSLSNRLDGGRPNYKRPSYKWATGGWEACSVTCGDGLQKRSVACHDSYGQPATDCDAAQRPAEVRLCGEPCPSWEAGPWSPCSKSCGRGFKRRGLKCLVPQSGRLLPRESCNFRRKPQELDFCTLRPC; from the exons atgctgctgctgctcctgctgctcctgctgctgctggggaccccgGGGCTCAGCCTGCCCTCGGGGGGGTCCCCAGAGGACACCCAGCTGGTCACCCCCCTCCGCTTGGACCCCGACATCAACGGCCGCCCTTATTTCAGGCGGGGACCCGCTGAGCCCCCCCGGGGTGGTCAAGCTGTTGTTTTCCAGCTCTCAGCTTTCGGGGAAGATTTTTACCTCCATCTCTCCCCCGACGCCCATTTCATCGCCCCTTCCTTCGCCTCCCACTACCTGGGGGGGGAAAattcccccccgccccccgccgctgcctcccaccccctcccagctctccgCCACTGTTTTTATTCGGGGGACGTCAACTCCGACCGGGAATCTTTTGCAGCTCTCAGTCTTTGCGGGGGGCTCCGGGGGACTTTTGGCTACCGGGGAGCTGAATATCTCATCAGCCCTGTGGCGGGAGGGGTCTCGGGGGGGGTTCACCGCCTCCAACGCCGCAATCCCGCCCGTCCCCTCGGGGCCGGAGCATCCCGCTGTGCCGTGGGCTCCGGGCTGACCCCTGGGGTGCTCCAAGCCTTGGATAAATACCGGGGACgaggtggggggaaaaaaggggggcGGGCTAAACGCTTTGCCTCCGTCCCCCGCTACGTGGAGACCTTGGTGGTGGCAGACGAGTCGATGGTGAAGTTCCACGGGGATGATCTCCAGCACTACTTGCTCACCCTGATGGCCACGGCCGCCCGGCTCTACAAGCACCCCAGCATCAGGAACCCCATCCAGATCTCCGTGGTCAAATTCCTCCTCATCGGGCAGGATGAGAAAGGGCCCAAAGTCACCGGCAACGCTGCCCTCACCCTCCGTAACTTCTGTGCTTGGCAGAAGAAGTGGAACAAGGTCAGCGACAAACACCCCGAGTACTGGGACACTGCCATCCTCTTCACCAAGCAG GACCTGTGTGGTGCCACCACCTGTGACACTCTGGGGATGGCAGACGTGGGCACCATGTGTGACCCCAAACGCAGCTGCTCCGTCATCGAGGATGATGGGCTGCCCTCAGCCTTCACCACTGCCCACGAGCTGG gCCACGTTTTCAACATGCCCCACGACAACGTGAAGGCCTGTGAGGAGGTTTTTGGTCGGCTGAAGACCAACCACATGATGTCCCCCACCCTCATCCAGATCGACCGTGCCAACCCCTGGTcagcctgcagtgctgccatCATCACTGACTTCCTTGACAGTGGCCATG GAGATTGCTTGCTGGACCAACCTGCCAAACCCATCCCCTTGCCTGAAGACCTCCCGGGGAGCAGCTACAGCCTGAACCAGCAGTGTGAGCTGGCTTTTGGGGTGGGCTCCAAGCCCTGTCCCTACATGCAGTACTGTGCCAAGCTGTGGTGCACGGGCAAAGCCCGGGGACAAATCGTCTGCCAGACCCGGCACTTCCCCTGGGCTGATGGCACCGGCTGTGGAGAGGGGAGGTTCTGCCTGAAGGGTGCCTGTGTGGAGAGACACAACATCAGTAAGTACAGG gtggATGGTGGCTGGGCCAAGTGGGCACCCTACGGGCAGTGCTCCAGGACCTGTGGAGGAGGGGTGCAGCTGGCCAAGAGGGACTGCACCCACCCTGTGCCTGCCAACGGGGGCTCCTACTGCCAGGGTGTCCGCCTCAAGTACCGCTCCTGCAACctggagccctgctctgctgcaggtaAGGGGGATGCCCCGTGGCTGCAGGGCCTGCAACCACCCCCTGAAACCATCTCTGGAGATCCGTTAATTCTAACCCCAATTctttgggttgttttcttttttttttttgttgttttcccaGTGCCTGGGAAGAGCTTCCGTGAGGAGCAGTGCGAGGCTTTCAATGGCTACAGCCACAGCACCAACCGCCTCACCGCCTCCGTCTCCTGGGTCCCCAAATATTCCGGGGTGTCACCCCGGGATAAGTGCAAGCTCATCTGTAGGGCCAATGGCACTGGCTACTTCTACGTGCTGGCACCCAAG GTTGTGGATGGCACCCCTTGCTCTCCAGACTCCACCTCCATCTGCGTGCAGGGCAAATGCATCAAAGCAGGCTGTGATGGGAAGCTGGGCTCCAAGAAGAAGTTTGACAAATGCAGTGTCTGTGGAGGAGACAACAAGAGCTGCAAGAAGGTCTCGGGCTTGTTCACCAAACCCAT GCACGGCTACAACTTCGTGGTGGTGATCCCTGCGGGGGCCTCCAACATCGACATCAGGCAGAGGGGCTACAAAGGGTTAATCAGTGATGACAATTACCTGGCCCTGAAGAACGGGCAGGGCAAGTACCTCCTGAACGGCCACTTCATCGTCTCGGCCGTGGAGAGGGACCTGATGGTGAAGGGCAGCGTCCTGCGCTACAGcggcaccggcaccgccgtGGAGAGCCTCCAGGCCTTCAAACCCATCCAGGAACCCTTGACTTTGGAAGTCCTCTCCGTGGGGAAGATGACCCCTCCTCGGGTCCGCTACTCCTTCTACCTCCCCAAGGAGAGCAAAGAGGACAAAGCTTCCTACAAGAAGGACGGCAACAAGCCCCCGCCGGACCTCAACAACAGCGTCCTCAGCCTCTCCAACAGGTTGGACGGGGGGAGGCCCAACTACAAGCGTCCCAGCTACAAGTGGGCGACGGGTGGCTGGGAGGCTTGTTCTGTCACCTGTGGGGACGGCCTGCAGAAGCGTTCGGTCGCTTGCCACGACTCCTACGGCCAACCGGCCACCGACTGCGACGCGGCGCAGAGACCCGCCGAGGTCCGGCTCTGCGGGGAGCCCTGTCCGAGCTGGGAAGCTGGGCCCTGGTCTCCTTGTTCCAAAAGTTGTGGTCGAGGTTTTAAAAGGAGAGGGTTGAAGTGTTTGGTCCCCCAGAGCGGGCGTTTGCTGCCCCGGGAGAGTTGCAATTTTCGGAGGAAGCCGCAGGAGTTGGATTTTTGCACCTTGAGGCCGTGCTGA
- the ADAMTS15 gene encoding A disintegrin and metalloproteinase with thrombospondin motifs 15 isoform X2 — protein sequence MLLLLLLLLLLLGTPGLSLPSGGSPEDTQLVTPLRLDPDINGRPYFRRGPAEPPRGGQAVVFQLSAFGEDFYLHLSPDAHFIAPSFASHYLGGENSPPPPAAASHPLPALRHCFYSGDVNSDRESFAALSLCGGLRGTFGYRGAEYLISPVAGGVSGGVHRLQRRNPARPLGAGASRCAVGSGLTPGVLQALDKYRGRGGGKKGGRAKRFASVPRYVETLVVADESMVKFHGDDLQHYLLTLMATAARLYKHPSIRNPIQISVVKFLLIGQDEKGPKVTGNAALTLRNFCAWQKKWNKVSDKHPEYWDTAILFTKQDLCGATTCDTLGMADVGTMCDPKRSCSVIEDDGLPSAFTTAHELGHVFNMPHDNVKACEEVFGRLKTNHMMSPTLIQIDRANPWSACSAAIITDFLDSGHGDCLLDQPAKPIPLPEDLPGSSYSLNQQCELAFGVGSKPCPYMQYCAKLWCTGKARGQIVCQTRHFPWADGTGCGEGRFCLKGACVERHNISKYRVDGGWAKWAPYGQCSRTCGGGVQLAKRDCTHPVPANGGSYCQGVRLKYRSCNLEPCSAAVPGKSFREEQCEAFNGYSHSTNRLTASVSWVPKYSGVSPRDKCKLICRANGTGYFYVLAPKVVDGTPCSPDSTSICVQGKCIKAGCDGKLGSKKKFDKCSVCGGDNKSCKKVSGLFTKPMHGYNFVVVIPAGASNIDIRQRGYKGLISDDNYLALKNGQGKYLLNGHFIVSAVERDLMVKGSVLRYSGTGTAVESLQAFKPIQEPLTLEVLSVGKMTPPRVRYSFYLPKESKEDKASYKKDGNKPPPDLNNSVLSLSNRLDGGRPNYKRPSYKWATGGWEACSVTCGDGLQKRSVACHDSYGQPATDCDAAQRPAEVRLCGEPCPSWEAGPWSPCSKSCGRGFKRRGLKCLVPQSGRLLPRESCNFRRKPQELDFCTLRPC from the exons atgctgctgctgctcctgctgctcctgctgctgctggggaccccgGGGCTCAGCCTGCCCTCGGGGGGGTCCCCAGAGGACACCCAGCTGGTCACCCCCCTCCGCTTGGACCCCGACATCAACGGCCGCCCTTATTTCAGGCGGGGACCCGCTGAGCCCCCCCGGGGTGGTCAAGCTGTTGTTTTCCAGCTCTCAGCTTTCGGGGAAGATTTTTACCTCCATCTCTCCCCCGACGCCCATTTCATCGCCCCTTCCTTCGCCTCCCACTACCTGGGGGGGGAAAattcccccccgccccccgccgctgcctcccaccccctcccagctctccgCCACTGTTTTTATTCGGGGGACGTCAACTCCGACCGGGAATCTTTTGCAGCTCTCAGTCTTTGCGGGGGGCTCCGGGGGACTTTTGGCTACCGGGGAGCTGAATATCTCATCAGCCCTGTGGCGGGAGGGGTCTCGGGGGGGGTTCACCGCCTCCAACGCCGCAATCCCGCCCGTCCCCTCGGGGCCGGAGCATCCCGCTGTGCCGTGGGCTCCGGGCTGACCCCTGGGGTGCTCCAAGCCTTGGATAAATACCGGGGACgaggtggggggaaaaaaggggggcGGGCTAAACGCTTTGCCTCCGTCCCCCGCTACGTGGAGACCTTGGTGGTGGCAGACGAGTCGATGGTGAAGTTCCACGGGGATGATCTCCAGCACTACTTGCTCACCCTGATGGCCACGGCCGCCCGGCTCTACAAGCACCCCAGCATCAGGAACCCCATCCAGATCTCCGTGGTCAAATTCCTCCTCATCGGGCAGGATGAGAAAGGGCCCAAAGTCACCGGCAACGCTGCCCTCACCCTCCGTAACTTCTGTGCTTGGCAGAAGAAGTGGAACAAGGTCAGCGACAAACACCCCGAGTACTGGGACACTGCCATCCTCTTCACCAAGCAG GACCTGTGTGGTGCCACCACCTGTGACACTCTGGGGATGGCAGACGTGGGCACCATGTGTGACCCCAAACGCAGCTGCTCCGTCATCGAGGATGATGGGCTGCCCTCAGCCTTCACCACTGCCCACGAGCTGG gCCACGTTTTCAACATGCCCCACGACAACGTGAAGGCCTGTGAGGAGGTTTTTGGTCGGCTGAAGACCAACCACATGATGTCCCCCACCCTCATCCAGATCGACCGTGCCAACCCCTGGTcagcctgcagtgctgccatCATCACTGACTTCCTTGACAGTGGCCATG GAGATTGCTTGCTGGACCAACCTGCCAAACCCATCCCCTTGCCTGAAGACCTCCCGGGGAGCAGCTACAGCCTGAACCAGCAGTGTGAGCTGGCTTTTGGGGTGGGCTCCAAGCCCTGTCCCTACATGCAGTACTGTGCCAAGCTGTGGTGCACGGGCAAAGCCCGGGGACAAATCGTCTGCCAGACCCGGCACTTCCCCTGGGCTGATGGCACCGGCTGTGGAGAGGGGAGGTTCTGCCTGAAGGGTGCCTGTGTGGAGAGACACAACATCAGTAAGTACAGG gtggATGGTGGCTGGGCCAAGTGGGCACCCTACGGGCAGTGCTCCAGGACCTGTGGAGGAGGGGTGCAGCTGGCCAAGAGGGACTGCACCCACCCTGTGCCTGCCAACGGGGGCTCCTACTGCCAGGGTGTCCGCCTCAAGTACCGCTCCTGCAACctggagccctgctctgctgcag TGCCTGGGAAGAGCTTCCGTGAGGAGCAGTGCGAGGCTTTCAATGGCTACAGCCACAGCACCAACCGCCTCACCGCCTCCGTCTCCTGGGTCCCCAAATATTCCGGGGTGTCACCCCGGGATAAGTGCAAGCTCATCTGTAGGGCCAATGGCACTGGCTACTTCTACGTGCTGGCACCCAAG GTTGTGGATGGCACCCCTTGCTCTCCAGACTCCACCTCCATCTGCGTGCAGGGCAAATGCATCAAAGCAGGCTGTGATGGGAAGCTGGGCTCCAAGAAGAAGTTTGACAAATGCAGTGTCTGTGGAGGAGACAACAAGAGCTGCAAGAAGGTCTCGGGCTTGTTCACCAAACCCAT GCACGGCTACAACTTCGTGGTGGTGATCCCTGCGGGGGCCTCCAACATCGACATCAGGCAGAGGGGCTACAAAGGGTTAATCAGTGATGACAATTACCTGGCCCTGAAGAACGGGCAGGGCAAGTACCTCCTGAACGGCCACTTCATCGTCTCGGCCGTGGAGAGGGACCTGATGGTGAAGGGCAGCGTCCTGCGCTACAGcggcaccggcaccgccgtGGAGAGCCTCCAGGCCTTCAAACCCATCCAGGAACCCTTGACTTTGGAAGTCCTCTCCGTGGGGAAGATGACCCCTCCTCGGGTCCGCTACTCCTTCTACCTCCCCAAGGAGAGCAAAGAGGACAAAGCTTCCTACAAGAAGGACGGCAACAAGCCCCCGCCGGACCTCAACAACAGCGTCCTCAGCCTCTCCAACAGGTTGGACGGGGGGAGGCCCAACTACAAGCGTCCCAGCTACAAGTGGGCGACGGGTGGCTGGGAGGCTTGTTCTGTCACCTGTGGGGACGGCCTGCAGAAGCGTTCGGTCGCTTGCCACGACTCCTACGGCCAACCGGCCACCGACTGCGACGCGGCGCAGAGACCCGCCGAGGTCCGGCTCTGCGGGGAGCCCTGTCCGAGCTGGGAAGCTGGGCCCTGGTCTCCTTGTTCCAAAAGTTGTGGTCGAGGTTTTAAAAGGAGAGGGTTGAAGTGTTTGGTCCCCCAGAGCGGGCGTTTGCTGCCCCGGGAGAGTTGCAATTTTCGGAGGAAGCCGCAGGAGTTGGATTTTTGCACCTTGAGGCCGTGCTGA